A region of Methanomicrobium sp. W14 DNA encodes the following proteins:
- a CDS encoding NCS2 family permease yields the protein MHFSERLFKLKDHKTDVKTEVNAGIVTFMTMAYIVIVNPAILVAAGIPIGPSMVATIITAVFGTLIMGIYANRPFAIAPYMGENAFIAYTVCGVLGYSWQTALGAVFISGILLALLTIAGGRKVMCEAIPTNLKYSFSVGIGLFIAFIGLVNSKIVALGTESAPLHLGDLGSPEVILAIFGFLLISTLTVRKIKGAILVGILATSLIGFISGIAAVPEAIVSVPPDITPVLFQLDIAGALTWGFFAVILTIFTMSFLDTMAGLIGISAQAGFLDEKGNLPEVEKPFLSDAVANIIAPLVGTTTSGAFAESATGIRAGGRTGLTAVVVAVLFALCLFFSPVLTSIPSAATGPAMIMVGLLMTQPIKKMNFSDYSEMIPAIAVIVLMSFTYNIGVGLCSGFVLYPLFKTVGGKWKEISRPTWFLFALCLLFFIFYPY from the coding sequence ATGCATTTTTCTGAACGACTGTTCAAACTCAAAGATCACAAAACTGACGTTAAAACCGAGGTTAATGCAGGTATCGTTACATTCATGACAATGGCCTATATTGTCATCGTAAACCCTGCCATACTCGTTGCGGCAGGAATTCCCATAGGCCCTTCAATGGTCGCGACCATCATCACCGCTGTGTTCGGCACGCTGATAATGGGAATTTATGCTAACAGACCTTTTGCAATTGCACCTTACATGGGCGAAAACGCCTTTATTGCATACACTGTATGTGGTGTACTTGGTTATTCATGGCAGACCGCCCTTGGAGCGGTTTTCATAAGCGGTATACTTCTGGCCCTGCTTACCATTGCCGGCGGAAGAAAAGTTATGTGCGAAGCCATACCAACAAACCTGAAATACAGTTTTTCAGTTGGTATAGGACTTTTTATCGCTTTTATAGGTCTTGTTAATTCCAAAATCGTAGCCCTCGGTACAGAGTCTGCCCCCCTGCACCTGGGAGACCTCGGAAGCCCGGAGGTTATTCTGGCTATTTTCGGGTTTCTGCTTATTTCTACACTGACAGTCCGGAAAATCAAGGGGGCTATCCTGGTGGGAATCCTTGCAACATCTCTGATAGGCTTTATATCAGGCATTGCAGCTGTACCTGAAGCAATTGTCAGTGTGCCCCCCGATATAACACCGGTACTGTTCCAGCTTGATATTGCAGGAGCCCTTACATGGGGGTTCTTTGCGGTTATCCTGACGATTTTCACCATGTCTTTCCTGGACACTATGGCAGGGCTTATCGGGATATCAGCACAGGCCGGTTTCCTGGACGAAAAGGGAAACCTGCCTGAAGTCGAAAAGCCTTTCCTTTCCGACGCCGTCGCAAACATTATAGCTCCTCTTGTAGGGACTACGACAAGTGGTGCATTTGCGGAATCCGCAACAGGAATCCGGGCGGGCGGGAGGACAGGTCTGACAGCTGTGGTTGTAGCAGTTTTGTTTGCACTGTGCCTGTTCTTTTCACCTGTCCTTACCTCCATACCTTCAGCGGCAACAGGCCCTGCAATGATAATGGTAGGGCTTTTGATGACGCAGCCTATAAAAAAGATGAATTTCTCCGATTACTCGGAAATGATCCCGGCAATAGCTGTAATTGTCCTTATGAGTTTTACATACAATATCGGAGTCGGGCTTTGCAGCGGATTTGTCCTGTACCCGCTGTTTAAAACAGTCGGCGGAAAATGGAAAGAAATCAGCAGACCTACATGGTTTTTGTTTGCACTGTGCCTGTTATTTTTCATCTTCTACCCGTACTGA
- a CDS encoding ferredoxin-thioredoxin reductase catalytic domain-containing protein, which translates to MTEAEPNDKKVELRLKKLREDAEKGGYHLNPDESMVKDLVSGLVKNDERYGFESCPCRLVIGKKEKNLDIICPCYYRDEDLSDYGSCFCALYVSEDVCSEKKKVEPIPDRRLEEKEKTETEEKTKVSIKNALNLKYPVYRCKVCGYLCSRQNPPEKCPICGVGADRFEKYF; encoded by the coding sequence ATGACTGAAGCAGAACCAAATGACAAAAAAGTTGAACTCAGACTTAAAAAACTGAGAGAAGACGCAGAGAAAGGCGGATACCATCTCAACCCTGATGAATCAATGGTAAAAGACCTGGTATCCGGGCTGGTTAAAAATGATGAGAGATACGGATTTGAATCATGCCCGTGCAGGCTTGTAATAGGCAAAAAAGAGAAGAACCTGGACATAATCTGTCCGTGCTATTACCGCGACGAAGACCTTTCGGATTACGGGTCATGCTTCTGCGCCCTGTATGTCTCTGAAGACGTCTGTTCGGAAAAAAAGAAAGTTGAACCAATCCCCGACAGGAGACTTGAGGAAAAAGAGAAAACCGAAACAGAAGAAAAGACCAAAGTTTCCATAAAAAACGCCCTGAATCTTAAATATCCTGTATACAGGTGCAAAGTCTGCGGATATCTCTGTTCAAGGCAAAACCCGCCTGAGAAATGTCCCATCTGCGGGGTCGGGGCGGACAGATTTGAAAAATACTTCTAA
- a CDS encoding glutaredoxin family protein produces MTEWTHIEGRKKRDLKLYALSTCGHCKRTKEFLDNSKVAYDYIYVDLLDERGLEKVYDEMKKFNPRGSFPTLVFDGKDVIVGSRIDEIKKALGIND; encoded by the coding sequence ATGACAGAATGGACTCATATAGAAGGCAGAAAAAAAAGAGACCTGAAACTCTATGCTTTGAGTACCTGTGGTCACTGCAAAAGAACAAAGGAATTTCTGGACAACTCAAAAGTTGCCTATGACTATATATATGTAGATTTGCTTGATGAACGCGGACTTGAAAAGGTATATGATGAAATGAAAAAATTCAATCCACGCGGCTCTTTTCCGACGCTTGTATTCGACGGAAAAGATGTTATAGTCGGCTCAAGAATTGACGAAATAAAAAAGGCTCTTGGTATAAATGACTGA
- the ftsA gene encoding coenzyme F390 synthetase — MTEESFYNSSIEKMERNELDSLVDERVQNTVLYAAENSPFYRKWFEKNRTDPRDIKSHDDLRELPVISGGVIRKNQPPAAKEFLFRSVKCSDVYTIHETSGTSGVPKSFFLAWDDWKRYAEKYSRIFVSQGLKKGDRMAVCASYGMNVGANTMTLAAHRVGFTVIPEGRCSFQVRVIENYRPTAIVGSVFKLLHLAQRLEEAGINPRESGVEKLIVGGESFAKESRDYLDEVWGIEVCNTYGSTEGTMCGECRERAGLHVAEDLIHMDLYDSSMKNFVDDGKKGKIVLTTLVPKGEKAANVLINYDTEDITKVISRDKCRCGRTHMRIDNPFREAETIYISDSPVNRVDIESGVFQTENMGYITGDYEAFLYGGRDEGETVLRVSLECKDLSSCDKRLVENNFTGALLKKIPGLTEDYLDGYFRIMFNFTNKGGLELHKITGRPKRFVDRR, encoded by the coding sequence ATGACTGAAGAGTCTTTTTACAATTCTTCTATTGAAAAGATGGAGAGAAATGAGCTGGATAGTCTCGTTGACGAGAGAGTGCAAAATACCGTGTTATATGCCGCAGAGAACTCTCCTTTTTACAGGAAGTGGTTCGAGAAAAACAGGACAGACCCGCGTGATATTAAATCCCATGATGACTTAAGAGAGCTTCCGGTAATATCCGGCGGCGTCATAAGAAAAAACCAGCCGCCTGCTGCAAAAGAGTTCCTTTTCAGGAGTGTAAAATGCAGTGACGTATATACGATTCACGAGACAAGCGGAACAAGCGGTGTCCCGAAGAGCTTTTTTCTTGCATGGGACGACTGGAAAAGATACGCCGAGAAGTATTCGAGAATATTTGTATCTCAGGGCCTGAAAAAAGGTGACCGGATGGCGGTCTGTGCTTCATACGGGATGAACGTAGGGGCGAATACGATGACTCTTGCTGCGCACAGGGTAGGGTTTACGGTAATTCCTGAAGGGAGATGCAGTTTTCAGGTAAGAGTCATAGAAAATTACCGTCCGACAGCAATAGTCGGAAGCGTATTCAAACTCCTTCACCTTGCGCAGAGGCTTGAAGAGGCCGGAATAAATCCACGTGAGTCCGGGGTTGAAAAACTTATTGTCGGCGGGGAAAGTTTTGCGAAAGAGTCAAGGGATTATCTTGACGAAGTCTGGGGTATTGAAGTATGCAACACCTACGGAAGTACAGAAGGCACTATGTGCGGGGAATGCCGTGAAAGGGCAGGTCTTCATGTCGCAGAGGATTTGATTCACATGGACCTCTATGACTCTTCAATGAAGAATTTCGTTGATGACGGAAAGAAAGGAAAAATTGTCCTTACAACACTTGTACCGAAAGGAGAAAAAGCAGCAAACGTTTTGATAAATTATGACACCGAGGATATTACAAAAGTTATAAGCAGGGATAAGTGCAGGTGCGGCAGGACTCACATGAGAATAGACAATCCCTTCCGCGAGGCTGAAACTATATATATATCTGACTCCCCCGTAAACCGCGTAGATATAGAAAGCGGCGTTTTTCAAACGGAAAATATGGGCTACATAACAGGAGACTACGAGGCATTTTTATACGGGGGAAGAGATGAAGGTGAAACTGTTCTCAGGGTAAGTCTTGAGTGCAAAGATCTTTCGTCATGCGACAAAAGACTTGTTGAAAACAATTTTACCGGGGCCCTGCTGAAAAAAATACCCGGTCTTACGGAAGATTATTTGGACGGATATTTCAGGATAATGTTTAACTTTACAAATAAAGGCGGACTTGAGCTTCACAAAATAACAGGCAGGCCAAAAAGGTTCGTTGACAGAAGATAG
- a CDS encoding sugar-specific transcriptional regulator TrmB yields the protein MAGVIEKRRELLELMRECTLDRGYFIVHDIEEKTNLPRSTVQDWINRLVDENCVIIKEEKRGRSPARYVTKSVTPQSACKRIFTTVDGDFVLIFHECRSNGCAAFCHYHHLFAKGVIISAQRDGNLLIEKSCLKTGYTFPDTEIGLYPSPAVGVVDVQKKGNFIVQKIRCVGGPAYSLTGMMKMAEGVYDIRICNEGPVTEGDVYTYSMSHLIIGVDDTDTKNEGATFALALGLLQFLSRLKSVIPISHRVVMLNPDIKDCTAGNSCSFIELAVIPREAKKISDIAVRFVENESLSEDWGIAIKTGFVIPESLRDYGISARCNRITEEDAENIANINKIFVKGKRGIIGAVAAISFRGLSNEILLDPSNNSFRKDVI from the coding sequence ATGGCAGGCGTAATTGAAAAAAGAAGAGAACTGCTGGAGTTAATGAGAGAGTGCACCCTGGACAGGGGGTACTTTATAGTTCACGACATCGAGGAAAAAACAAATCTTCCCAGGAGCACAGTTCAGGACTGGATAAACCGTCTCGTTGATGAGAACTGTGTCATAATAAAAGAGGAGAAAAGAGGACGTTCTCCTGCCAGATATGTAACAAAAAGCGTTACTCCCCAGAGTGCATGCAAAAGAATATTCACAACAGTCGACGGGGATTTTGTCCTTATTTTTCACGAATGCAGAAGCAACGGCTGTGCTGCTTTCTGCCATTATCACCATCTTTTCGCAAAAGGGGTTATCATAAGTGCGCAGAGAGACGGAAACCTGCTTATAGAGAAGTCCTGTCTTAAAACAGGATACACTTTCCCTGACACGGAAATAGGACTCTACCCGTCACCCGCTGTCGGCGTTGTTGATGTACAGAAGAAAGGTAATTTTATTGTCCAGAAAATAAGGTGTGTAGGAGGACCTGCATACTCTCTGACCGGCATGATGAAGATGGCAGAAGGGGTATATGACATCAGAATCTGTAATGAGGGGCCGGTTACTGAAGGGGACGTATATACATATTCTATGTCCCATCTGATAATAGGGGTCGATGATACCGACACAAAAAACGAAGGTGCAACATTTGCCCTGGCCTTGGGTCTTCTTCAGTTTTTAAGCAGGCTGAAGAGCGTAATACCGATATCACACAGGGTGGTTATGCTAAACCCGGACATTAAAGACTGCACGGCAGGAAATTCATGCAGTTTCATTGAACTTGCGGTAATCCCCCGGGAAGCAAAGAAAATAAGTGATATTGCTGTACGTTTCGTCGAAAACGAGTCATTGTCAGAGGACTGGGGTATTGCAATAAAAACAGGGTTTGTAATCCCTGAAAGCCTCAGGGATTACGGCATATCGGCAAGGTGCAACAGAATCACGGAAGAGGATGCAGAAAACATCGCTAATATCAATAAAATATTTGTAAAAGGGAAGAGAGGCATAATCGGTGCTGTCGCAGCAATATCATTCAGGGGACTTTCAAACGAAATCCTTCTTGACCCTTCAAACAACAGTTTCAGAAAAGATGTAATTTAA
- a CDS encoding homoserine dehydrogenase, whose protein sequence is MKIAIIGFGSVGKGLAGIISRKNLGITITAVADSKSGIIDNQGLNIPQILENKRKTGLCGDKNITAEDIIKSADYDVLVEVTPTNAISGQPALNYIKCALSRGKSVVTSNKGPVALEFKNLMEIAESKNCYFKYEATVCGAIPLIHALQHGLAGNKIKRIYGIFNGTCNYILTRMSNEKLTYKQALSEARELGYAEADPTYDIKGIDTAIKLVILANTIFGFDKTLDDVEITGIDNVPSEALQLAHEEEKTIRLIGEINAEDKVLRVSPRVLPKNHTLVVSGTLNAVTAETDLAGDVTFIGKGAGSVETASAIISDLLFISGCNGRRN, encoded by the coding sequence ATGAAAATCGCTATAATTGGCTTCGGGTCGGTAGGAAAGGGGCTTGCCGGGATTATCTCCAGGAAGAACCTTGGCATCACAATTACAGCGGTTGCGGATTCAAAAAGCGGGATTATAGACAATCAGGGACTTAATATCCCCCAAATCCTTGAGAATAAACGAAAGACAGGCCTTTGCGGGGACAAAAATATAACTGCAGAAGATATTATAAAGTCAGCGGACTATGACGTTCTCGTGGAAGTGACTCCTACAAATGCGATATCGGGACAGCCGGCCTTAAACTACATAAAATGTGCCCTCTCCAGGGGAAAAAGCGTTGTAACTTCAAACAAAGGTCCTGTTGCACTGGAATTCAAAAATCTTATGGAAATTGCTGAATCAAAAAACTGCTATTTTAAATACGAAGCAACGGTCTGTGGTGCGATTCCCCTGATTCATGCACTCCAGCACGGACTTGCCGGGAATAAAATAAAACGGATATACGGGATATTCAACGGTACATGCAACTATATCCTGACACGCATGTCTAATGAGAAACTGACATACAAACAGGCGCTTTCCGAGGCGAGAGAGCTCGGATATGCCGAAGCCGACCCGACATATGATATCAAGGGCATCGACACGGCAATCAAACTTGTAATCCTTGCAAATACAATATTCGGATTCGACAAAACCCTGGATGATGTTGAAATAACCGGAATTGACAATGTACCGTCTGAAGCTCTGCAACTTGCACACGAGGAAGAAAAGACAATCAGGCTTATCGGTGAGATAAACGCCGAAGATAAAGTTCTCCGGGTATCGCCAAGAGTCCTTCCCAAGAATCATACGCTTGTCGTTTCCGGTACACTTAATGCAGTCACGGCAGAGACAGACCTCGCCGGTGATGTGACTTTTATCGGAAAAGGAGCGGGTTCCGTTGAGACTGCAAGCGCAATAATCTCCGACCTGCTTTTTATAAGTGGTTGCAATGGCAGGCGTAATTGA
- a CDS encoding amino acid-binding protein → MKLEIRDSPGQLITALKPVSDLGGNIKSVIHERDPVSDKETLDVEITLEMPEEKLESLKEMLRKNGVSILRIGEERYLVRRSVILIGHLMHTDLSDTVDRIDATGFAEVGELSMLMPAINEPTSAKMTIKSDSIENINRAMEILKKVAKQKKILIVEPLEGTL, encoded by the coding sequence ATGAAACTTGAAATCAGGGACTCTCCCGGGCAGCTTATAACAGCGCTGAAACCGGTGTCTGATCTTGGAGGAAATATCAAATCAGTTATACACGAAAGGGACCCGGTGTCCGATAAAGAAACTCTGGATGTTGAAATAACTCTTGAGATGCCAGAGGAAAAGCTTGAATCTTTAAAGGAGATGCTTAGAAAAAACGGTGTTTCCATCCTTCGGATAGGGGAGGAAAGATATCTTGTAAGAAGATCGGTAATCCTGATAGGTCATCTCATGCATACCGACTTAAGCGATACAGTTGACAGAATTGACGCCACAGGATTTGCCGAGGTAGGCGAACTTTCAATGCTTATGCCTGCAATAAATGAACCGACTTCAGCCAAAATGACGATTAAATCAGACAGCATTGAGAACATCAACCGTGCAATGGAAATACTCAAAAAAGTCGCAAAGCAGAAAAAAATCCTGATAGTCGAACCACTGGAGGGGACATTATGA
- a CDS encoding NAD(+)/NADH kinase gives MRFILVARPDDKKALVLADDISSFLAERGHAVVYETRTSTALGKAFGTDFKDLKGDAAIVIGGDGTVLHTVRQLKEQVPIIGINRGRVGFLTELEPDEAKEYLLKIESGDYTVEQRMRLHLLVDGEYVGEALNEAVIVTSRPAKILQLIINIDYVPAEQFRADGVLVSTPTGSTGYAMSAGGPIVDPWIDGFLVVPLAPYYLSSRPHLVSSKRRLRIELDSIKPADLVIDGQHIMELYNGNVLYVEKSPEPALFINAGKNFFAKVDKKLKNL, from the coding sequence ATCAGATTTATATTGGTTGCAAGACCTGATGACAAAAAGGCACTGGTACTGGCAGACGACATATCATCGTTTCTGGCGGAAAGAGGACATGCTGTAGTTTATGAGACCCGGACCTCAACTGCCCTGGGAAAAGCCTTCGGCACGGATTTTAAAGACCTCAAAGGAGATGCCGCGATAGTTATAGGAGGCGACGGGACAGTCCTTCATACCGTGAGGCAGCTCAAAGAGCAGGTGCCGATAATAGGAATCAACAGGGGACGTGTGGGTTTTCTGACCGAACTTGAACCGGATGAGGCAAAGGAATACCTCCTGAAGATAGAGTCCGGAGACTATACTGTAGAGCAGAGGATGCGCCTTCACCTTCTTGTTGACGGGGAATATGTGGGTGAAGCCTTAAACGAAGCCGTTATTGTGACATCCAGACCTGCAAAAATTCTCCAGCTTATTATAAATATAGATTATGTCCCGGCCGAACAGTTCAGGGCTGACGGAGTCCTTGTAAGTACTCCGACAGGTTCGACCGGCTACGCGATGAGTGCCGGAGGTCCGATAGTCGACCCCTGGATAGACGGTTTTCTTGTGGTCCCCCTGGCACCGTATTACCTGTCGTCGAGGCCGCATCTTGTGAGCAGCAAAAGAAGACTGAGAATTGAGCTTGACAGCATTAAACCGGCTGACCTTGTTATCGACGGACAGCACATAATGGAGCTTTACAACGGAAATGTATTGTACGTCGAAAAGTCCCCGGAGCCGGCACTGTTCATCAATGCAGGCAAAAACTTCTTTGCAAAAGTCGACAAAAAACTGAAAAACCTGTGA
- a CDS encoding bifunctional fructose-bisphosphatase/inositol-phosphate phosphatase produces MEFPERCEEIAREVIEGISPLIGTRDGALVVRQGADGTPTKKIDQVAEDIVLNYLKENSLGRTLISEEAGCVSIGGEKGTVYLDPVDGTHNAVTGNPFYALSIAYAEDGVIKKAYVKDLARGEYFYAEKGLGAYNNTKKVKVSSTKLLEKSTISIYGKKFDPETIVKLGEKIRRWRLYGASALELCYVGCGRLDGFIDIRNTLRITDAAAGMLFCSEAGGTISDKCGNPVKFSDDVSCGQCLIATNGLIHKKTIEYLR; encoded by the coding sequence ATGGAATTCCCTGAACGCTGCGAGGAGATCGCAAGAGAAGTCATTGAAGGCATATCTCCACTTATAGGTACACGAGACGGCGCACTGGTTGTCAGGCAGGGCGCGGACGGAACACCTACAAAAAAAATAGACCAGGTCGCAGAGGACATAGTCCTGAATTACCTGAAGGAAAACTCACTTGGAAGGACTCTTATCAGCGAAGAAGCCGGCTGCGTCAGCATAGGAGGAGAAAAAGGAACGGTATATCTTGACCCAGTCGACGGCACGCACAACGCAGTCACCGGAAACCCGTTCTATGCCTTATCAATTGCCTATGCAGAAGATGGTGTAATAAAAAAGGCCTACGTGAAGGACCTTGCGCGTGGGGAGTATTTTTACGCGGAAAAGGGTCTCGGAGCGTACAACAACACAAAGAAAGTAAAAGTTTCATCGACAAAACTTCTTGAAAAAAGTACAATCAGTATTTACGGGAAAAAATTTGACCCTGAGACAATTGTAAAACTGGGAGAGAAGATCCGCAGGTGGAGGCTCTACGGGGCATCGGCGCTGGAACTGTGCTATGTAGGGTGCGGACGCCTTGACGGATTTATTGATATAAGAAACACTCTCAGAATTACTGACGCCGCAGCGGGAATGCTTTTCTGCAGTGAAGCAGGAGGGACTATATCCGATAAATGCGGCAACCCCGTTAAATTTTCGGACGATGTCAGCTGCGGCCAGTGCCTTATAGCTACAAACGGGCTGATCCATAAAAAAACCATAGAATACCTGAGGTGA
- a CDS encoding translation initiation factor IF-5A, which yields MKEQTEVGKLKEGRYVVVEDEPCKILGIAISKPGKHGAAKSRIDVVGIFDGVKRSIVQPVTAKTYIPIVERKSAQIISISGNNVQLMDVKDFEMFELTLPEDEVAKLEAGTEIPYISSMGKRKLDN from the coding sequence ATGAAAGAACAGACTGAAGTAGGAAAATTAAAAGAGGGACGATATGTCGTCGTTGAAGATGAACCGTGTAAAATTCTTGGAATTGCAATATCAAAACCGGGTAAGCACGGAGCAGCAAAGTCAAGGATTGATGTAGTAGGAATTTTTGACGGTGTAAAACGCTCAATCGTACAGCCGGTAACGGCAAAGACCTACATCCCTATTGTAGAGCGAAAATCCGCACAGATTATCTCGATTTCCGGAAACAACGTCCAGTTGATGGATGTAAAGGACTTTGAGATGTTTGAGCTGACTCTCCCCGAGGATGAAGTTGCAAAACTTGAAGCAGGTACTGAAATTCCTTATATTTCATCGATGGGCAAGAGAAAACTTGACAATTAA
- a CDS encoding HAD family hydrolase: protein MNQKDTVVRRPDVILFDMDNTLYDFSDAKLKACTAVVDYIGAGTGEELLRYFLYSGFGFEDHRNISQFMTDKNITGEETFKKAAGIYESVKLESIVAYPGVYETLPLISDAGIKMSIVTDAESSQAEKRVEKIGIRRYFRDIISPDKSGRRKPEPNTFIMALDRLSTDPSDSMVVGDSPRREIEPCNKLGMTTVYAKYGDWLKIPSPQVIPDYTIEKFSEIAKILNL, encoded by the coding sequence ATGAATCAAAAGGATACAGTTGTCAGAAGACCTGACGTTATTCTTTTTGATATGGATAATACACTGTATGATTTCTCGGATGCAAAGCTGAAGGCCTGTACGGCCGTCGTTGATTATATAGGAGCCGGGACTGGAGAAGAACTCCTAAGATATTTTCTTTACAGCGGGTTCGGGTTTGAAGACCACAGAAACATCAGCCAGTTTATGACAGACAAAAATATCACGGGAGAAGAAACGTTCAAAAAAGCCGCCGGGATTTATGAGTCAGTCAAACTTGAGTCAATAGTAGCTTACCCCGGTGTTTACGAGACCCTTCCCCTCATCTCGGATGCAGGGATTAAAATGTCGATAGTAACCGATGCCGAAAGTTCACAGGCGGAAAAAAGGGTGGAGAAGATAGGGATACGCAGATATTTCAGGGATATAATATCCCCTGATAAATCAGGCAGGAGAAAGCCTGAACCCAACACGTTTATAATGGCCCTGGACAGACTGTCTACAGACCCTTCGGATTCGATGGTTGTCGGCGACAGCCCGAGAAGAGAGATAGAGCCGTGCAACAAACTTGGTATGACAACAGTATACGCAAAGTATGGCGACTGGCTGAAAATTCCTTCTCCACAGGTTATACCGGACTATACAATAGAAAAATTCTCGGAGATTGCAAAAATACTAAACCTGTAA
- a CDS encoding sensor histidine kinase, with protein MTSDYESGITILTKILNQSYKPDSFIFDASNGANIILDLSGEVIIANSAFFRIFGTNYASFSGGIFLSDFFDENETSKLRLFLKERVGDQYNSPKTIVLYKNPRSDQKGEVIITGVRIPGTGSIFISAVEARLDMVQESVLKLERDLQRPYSKVLPENEVISRRENNKVTNNAGEKKLPKKGSQKSFQLKLINRILVSAGSVFIFGKMLDSILKIILTDLKLDIGYISIKSADGKTANIASSSDVPAGFIEKYGIRNIRSWPDNLVFYAGQPMFVENLPNIELGKNDLDILESLNALSYSIVPFITDNTVIGALFVAKADEYRFTQFEKETLALIGRKAGSIILRGMLQEKLESECNEARKCFGLIFEDIFDINENLLLSMESIGDTGMPRGDLTEKIVSDIKSNRKLLSNLKTLRESCSTSLFSSKEISVDDSMHRTLERFHETVIDYRDCGGYVYADDNLAEVFSNLIDFMVETGRNEKNNNSIIVTPEILPGNVIISFENAGTSLTEEKKMSLFSKFENENLHLDLTSTGLYTAYSLVKKYGGTIEAVDRIAGDSKKGLKLKVYLLRSYSYKPENLLT; from the coding sequence ATGACTTCAGATTACGAATCGGGGATAACAATTCTTACTAAGATTCTTAATCAGTCATATAAGCCTGACTCATTCATCTTTGATGCATCAAACGGTGCAAATATAATTCTTGACCTCTCAGGGGAAGTAATTATTGCAAATTCAGCATTTTTCAGAATTTTTGGCACGAACTATGCATCTTTTTCAGGGGGAATATTTTTGTCGGACTTTTTTGATGAAAACGAGACTTCAAAGCTGAGACTGTTCCTGAAAGAAAGAGTCGGTGACCAGTATAATTCCCCGAAAACAATCGTTCTTTATAAAAATCCCCGTTCAGACCAAAAAGGGGAAGTCATTATTACAGGTGTAAGAATCCCGGGCACGGGCAGTATTTTTATTTCAGCAGTGGAAGCAAGACTTGATATGGTGCAGGAAAGTGTTTTAAAACTGGAAAGAGACCTGCAAAGACCTTATTCAAAAGTTCTGCCTGAGAATGAAGTGATCTCACGCCGTGAAAATAACAAGGTTACAAACAATGCAGGTGAAAAGAAACTTCCAAAAAAAGGCAGCCAGAAAAGTTTTCAGCTGAAACTTATCAACAGGATTCTTGTTTCCGCAGGTTCAGTTTTTATATTTGGAAAAATGCTTGATTCAATCTTAAAAATAATTTTAACCGACCTGAAACTGGATATAGGCTATATAAGCATAAAAAGTGCTGACGGTAAAACCGCAAATATAGCTTCGTCGTCCGATGTTCCTGCAGGCTTTATAGAAAAATACGGTATCCGGAATATAAGGAGCTGGCCGGACAACCTGGTATTTTATGCAGGGCAGCCAATGTTTGTCGAAAATCTTCCCAATATAGAACTCGGGAAAAACGATCTTGATATTCTTGAAAGTCTTAATGCGCTTTCATATTCAATAGTGCCTTTTATCACTGACAACACGGTAATAGGGGCTTTATTCGTAGCTAAAGCTGATGAGTACAGGTTTACGCAGTTTGAAAAGGAAACTCTGGCTCTGATAGGAAGAAAGGCAGGCAGCATTATACTGCGCGGGATGCTTCAGGAGAAACTTGAAAGCGAATGCAATGAAGCCAGGAAATGTTTCGGCCTGATATTTGAGGATATTTTTGATATTAATGAAAACCTTCTGCTCTCTATGGAAAGCATAGGCGATACAGGCATGCCGCGTGGCGATCTGACTGAAAAAATAGTTTCCGATATAAAAAGCAACAGAAAACTGCTTAGCAACCTGAAGACTCTTCGTGAGAGCTGCAGCACGTCTTTGTTTAGTTCAAAAGAGATATCTGTTGACGATTCAATGCACAGAACCCTGGAAAGATTCCATGAAACCGTAATAGATTACAGGGACTGCGGGGGGTATGTTTATGCAGACGATAACCTGGCTGAAGTATTCAGCAACCTCATTGATTTTATGGTCGAGACTGGCAGAAATGAAAAGAATAACAATAGTATAATCGTAACTCCTGAGATATTGCCTGGAAACGTCATAATTTCTTTTGAAAATGCAGGGACTTCTCTTACCGAAGAGAAAAAAATGTCCCTTTTTTCAAAATTTGAAAATGAGAATCTGCACCTTGACCTGACATCAACGGGCCTTTATACTGCATATTCTCTTGTAAAAAAATACGGCGGGACAATTGAAGCTGTTGATCGTATAGCGGGGGACAGCAAAAAAGGGCTCAAATTGAAAGTTTATCTGCTAAGATCATATAGTTATAAGCCGGAGAATTTACTGACCTGA